In one Gemmatimonadota bacterium genomic region, the following are encoded:
- a CDS encoding carboxypeptidase regulatory-like domain-containing protein, whose translation MKIRRTWALELSLLAMIASADRIEAQRFTGQVIEQGLGVPVATAIVTLVDGDGEVAAVSIADEEGMYRLDAPSPGIYRIEAARIGYDRVETPPLEVRSAERTYRVDLEMRVAPVLLEGIEVEVGPSQAERAVRFFIGLHPASLRNEIVHYEEIQSHLARGHSLPDLVRWTNRSGIIVFHTSDGPCFSARGTGCMPVYLNNFQLPQGFSDAVPLDMAHAVGVVMPGETILYPQGAIIVFTEAWLR comes from the coding sequence ATGAAGATCCGGCGTACCTGGGCTCTCGAGCTCTCCTTGCTTGCGATGATCGCGTCCGCCGACCGGATCGAGGCGCAGCGATTCACCGGCCAGGTGATCGAGCAGGGGCTAGGCGTCCCGGTGGCGACGGCGATAGTGACGCTCGTCGATGGCGACGGCGAGGTGGCGGCCGTCTCCATCGCGGACGAGGAGGGCATGTACCGGCTCGACGCGCCTTCTCCGGGCATATACCGGATCGAGGCCGCGCGCATCGGCTACGACCGGGTCGAGACTCCGCCCCTGGAGGTCAGGAGTGCCGAGCGCACCTACCGGGTCGACCTGGAGATGAGGGTGGCTCCGGTCCTCCTCGAAGGGATCGAAGTGGAGGTCGGCCCCTCCCAGGCGGAACGCGCGGTCCGGTTCTTCATCGGACTGCATCCGGCCTCTCTGCGCAACGAGATCGTCCACTACGAGGAGATCCAGTCTCACCTGGCCCGGGGGCACTCGCTTCCGGACCTCGTGCGCTGGACGAATCGGTCCGGGATAATAGTTTTCCATACCTCCGACGGTCCGTGCTTCAGCGCCCGGGGGACTGGGTGCATGCCGGTCTACCTTAACAACTTCCAACTGCCGCAGGGTTTCAGCGACGCCGTTCCGCTCGACATGGCCCACGCCGTGGGCGTCGTGATGCCCGGCGAGACGATTCTCTACCCTCAGGGCGCGATCATCGTCTTCACCGAGGCCTGGCTGCGTTAA
- a CDS encoding ATP phosphoribosyltransferase gives MESAFVGVRFTSVRGYGYYAASQPPRGTPCAATIGGSQVTVEAKARRSGETDEVRVAIPNKGRLREHAIKLLRLAGVGPRFVAERSLAAPMAENFQAIFVRAGDIPAYVADGAAEAGITGHDLVRESGRELDELLDLGFGSCKLVVAVKEESAVEKVRDLAAGTRVATSFPRLTKEFFAGEGLPATVVPVSGAAEIAPHLGVADAIVDLSSTGSTLRLHGLREIDSVLRSTARLVARPDPSTNSALSDLATAIESVIRGRAKRYLMANVPRTRIDEVRNVLPGLSGPTTMRILNSDEWLAVHAVVEAESVFRVVARLKALGAQGIVVTTIERLMP, from the coding sequence ATGGAGAGCGCGTTCGTCGGGGTTAGATTTACCTCCGTCCGCGGCTACGGTTACTACGCCGCCAGTCAACCTCCGCGCGGGACACCGTGCGCGGCGACAATCGGAGGGTCGCAGGTGACCGTTGAAGCGAAGGCGCGCAGATCCGGTGAAACGGACGAGGTGCGAGTGGCCATCCCCAACAAGGGTCGGCTTCGGGAGCACGCCATCAAGCTGCTCCGGCTCGCCGGCGTAGGCCCCCGGTTCGTGGCCGAACGCTCGCTCGCCGCACCGATGGCCGAGAACTTCCAGGCCATCTTCGTTCGGGCGGGCGACATCCCCGCATACGTGGCCGACGGTGCGGCCGAGGCCGGGATCACGGGGCACGATCTCGTGCGCGAGAGCGGTCGCGAGCTCGACGAGCTTCTCGATCTGGGGTTCGGCTCCTGCAAGCTGGTGGTGGCGGTGAAGGAGGAGTCGGCGGTCGAGAAAGTGCGGGACCTGGCCGCAGGTACTCGGGTCGCGACCTCCTTTCCCCGTCTGACCAAGGAATTCTTCGCCGGCGAAGGGCTGCCCGCAACGGTCGTGCCGGTCAGCGGCGCGGCCGAAATCGCTCCGCACCTTGGCGTTGCCGACGCGATCGTCGATCTCTCGTCGACCGGCTCGACGCTCCGTCTCCACGGACTGCGAGAAATCGATTCGGTCCTGCGCTCCACCGCCAGACTCGTCGCGCGCCCCGACCCGTCGACGAACTCGGCGCTCTCCGACCTGGCCACGGCGATCGAGTCGGTCATCAGGGGAAGGGCCAAGCGCTATCTGATGGCCAACGTGCCCCGGACGAGGATCGACGAAGTACGAAACGTGCTGCCCGGACTCTCGGGTCCGACAACGATGCGCATCCTCAACTCGGACGAATGGCTCGCGGTCCATGCCGTCGTGGAAGCCGAGAGCGTCTTCCGGGTGGTGGCGAGGCTCAAGGCGCTGGGGGCGCAAGGGATCGTGGTCACGACCATAGAGAGGCTGATGCCGTGA
- a CDS encoding aminotransferase class I/II-fold pyridoxal phosphate-dependent enzyme produces MTRFPRPDFSRLGRYETGREPSRTELGDNTNLWGPHPLALKRIREAGERDLAGYPDTYAETLARAVSDKYGFGPECVTSGHGSDGVLDYSMRCSGAPGAAVRYPAPTFSMVAPMAVMNGLKPSPVAWPKALEDASILFRGDPAVVYVCRPNNPTGELAPRGWLEQVLESADERFRDDPGTAPLLLVDEAYAEFSGDTVIEQAPSHPRLVVLRTLSKAYGLAGLRCGYGVAGPEVALEIDKARGPFAVSRLAVEAAALAVREGDEWIAQVVAECVANRDRLAGELAGRGLDPWPSHTNFVLFRVPEGGTAKALFDGFLANDVWVRPFPRVPGLPESLRVTVGPWPAMRRFLEVLDLLLASGAAGATTGLEGAEARRAIV; encoded by the coding sequence GTGACACGTTTTCCCCGACCCGATTTCAGCCGACTCGGCCGCTATGAGACCGGGAGAGAGCCTTCTCGGACGGAGCTGGGCGACAACACCAACCTCTGGGGGCCGCATCCGCTGGCCCTGAAGCGAATACGGGAGGCCGGGGAGCGCGACCTTGCCGGCTACCCCGACACCTACGCCGAAACTCTCGCCCGGGCGGTCTCCGACAAATACGGTTTCGGCCCGGAGTGCGTGACGAGCGGCCACGGTTCGGACGGGGTTCTCGACTACTCGATGCGTTGTTCGGGCGCACCGGGCGCGGCTGTGCGCTATCCGGCACCGACCTTCTCGATGGTAGCGCCTATGGCGGTGATGAACGGCCTGAAGCCCTCGCCGGTGGCTTGGCCGAAAGCTCTCGAAGACGCCTCGATCCTCTTTCGCGGCGACCCGGCCGTCGTGTACGTCTGCCGCCCCAACAATCCTACCGGCGAGCTCGCGCCCAGAGGGTGGCTGGAACAGGTGCTGGAATCGGCCGACGAGCGTTTCCGAGATGATCCCGGGACCGCGCCCCTTCTGCTCGTGGACGAAGCCTACGCCGAATTCTCCGGCGATACCGTGATCGAGCAGGCTCCGTCCCATCCCAGGCTCGTGGTGTTGCGCACCCTGTCCAAGGCCTACGGTCTCGCCGGGCTCAGGTGCGGCTACGGTGTCGCCGGCCCTGAGGTGGCTCTGGAGATCGACAAGGCGCGCGGCCCGTTCGCGGTCTCCCGCCTGGCGGTCGAGGCGGCGGCTCTGGCGGTTCGGGAGGGAGACGAGTGGATCGCGCAGGTGGTCGCGGAGTGCGTCGCCAACCGGGATCGGCTCGCCGGCGAGCTTGCAGGTCGCGGACTCGATCCCTGGCCTTCGCACACCAATTTCGTGCTCTTCCGCGTTCCCGAAGGAGGAACGGCGAAGGCGCTTTTCGACGGATTCCTGGCGAACGACGTGTGGGTGCGCCCCTTCCCGCGGGTCCCGGGTCTGCCGGAGAGCCTTAGGGTGACGGTCGGTCCCTGGCCCGCCATGCGCCGCTTCCTGGAAGTTCTCGACCTGTTGCTCGCGAGCGGGGCCGCCGGTGCGACGACCGGGTTGGAGGGCGCCGAAGCTCGGAGGGCGATCGTATGA
- a CDS encoding DPP IV N-terminal domain-containing protein yields the protein MRLFLARTATLAVLPLSWFAVSEAEGQQLRQLLASDYERAESRLQSHVSDLVAGDVGSYRWLADGSFRFGVSGAPGAPDRVFIADPRTGTTTAVSELPRAPADPRTRRELVVSPSGGRAVFIRDHDLWLRELDSGEEKRLTADGIEDFGWGTNNAGWVRGPGPVVKWSPDSRRIATFKHDSRGVGHMTLVSTKVGHPEVDRWRYPLPEDTVIFRIHRAVIDVEAPAGEGIVHLAMPPDQHRTTCSDHVVCGGELGDAEWSADGRTLAFVSSSRDHKRAVMRIADAETGEVRDLFTETEETFIHSIGWRFLSGTNEILWYSRRDGWGHLHLYDTESGEAVRRVTSGDWTVLDIVSVDEDRREVWFTAGGREPGDPYFHYLYRAGLDGGAPVLLTPDSAHHAVSVGPNHAYFYDERSTPTTPPTAVLRDRNGEVAVELARADISALEATGWTPPLPFAVKARDGETDLRGLLFRPSKFDPQNSYPVVNYLYPGPQSGSVGSRAFRTAHRDLQAIAELGFVVIELDAMGTPGRSKAFHEFYYGDMGDNGIPDQIAGIRQLAERHSWIDLDRVGIYGHSGGGFAAAGAILRHPDFYHVAVSQAGNHDNRNYEDDWGEKWQGLLEEYEDGTTNYDNQANQLQAGNLRGKLLLAHGTLDTNVPHSSTMLVVDALIAANKDFDLLLLPNRGHGFGNEPYMMRRRWDYFVRHLLNAEPPAGYEIGRWERPVG from the coding sequence ATGCGACTCTTCCTCGCCAGGACCGCGACCCTGGCAGTCCTTCCGCTTTCGTGGTTCGCCGTATCCGAAGCGGAGGGGCAGCAGCTCCGGCAGCTCCTCGCCAGCGATTACGAACGCGCCGAAAGCCGCCTTCAGAGCCACGTGTCGGACCTCGTGGCCGGCGACGTCGGCTCTTACCGGTGGCTGGCGGACGGTTCGTTCCGGTTCGGCGTCTCCGGAGCACCGGGCGCACCTGACCGTGTCTTCATCGCCGACCCGCGAACGGGCACGACGACGGCCGTGTCCGAGCTTCCTCGCGCTCCTGCCGACCCGCGGACCCGCCGAGAGCTCGTCGTCTCGCCCTCGGGTGGACGTGCGGTCTTCATCCGCGACCACGATCTCTGGCTGCGCGAGCTCGACAGCGGGGAGGAGAAGCGGTTGACCGCGGACGGAATCGAGGACTTCGGCTGGGGAACCAACAACGCCGGCTGGGTCCGGGGCCCGGGTCCCGTGGTGAAGTGGTCTCCGGACTCGCGGAGGATCGCCACCTTCAAGCACGATTCCCGCGGTGTGGGACACATGACGCTTGTCAGCACGAAGGTGGGGCACCCCGAGGTGGATCGCTGGCGCTATCCCCTGCCCGAGGACACCGTCATCTTCCGTATTCACCGAGCGGTGATCGACGTCGAGGCTCCGGCGGGAGAGGGAATCGTCCATCTCGCCATGCCCCCCGACCAGCATCGGACCACCTGCTCCGACCACGTTGTCTGCGGGGGCGAGCTCGGTGACGCCGAGTGGTCGGCCGACGGCCGCACCCTGGCTTTCGTTTCCAGCTCCCGCGACCACAAGCGCGCCGTCATGCGCATCGCCGACGCCGAGACCGGGGAGGTGCGCGATCTCTTCACCGAGACCGAAGAGACCTTCATACATTCGATCGGCTGGCGCTTCCTCTCCGGGACGAACGAAATCCTCTGGTACAGCCGACGCGACGGCTGGGGGCATCTCCACCTCTACGACACCGAGAGCGGCGAAGCGGTCAGGCGGGTGACCTCCGGCGACTGGACCGTGCTCGACATCGTCTCCGTGGACGAGGACAGGCGCGAAGTCTGGTTCACCGCAGGAGGTCGCGAGCCCGGCGACCCTTATTTTCACTACCTCTACCGAGCCGGCCTCGACGGCGGCGCCCCGGTGCTGCTCACGCCCGATTCGGCCCATCACGCCGTCTCCGTGGGCCCGAATCACGCCTACTTTTACGACGAGCGTTCGACCCCGACGACGCCCCCGACGGCGGTCCTCCGCGACCGAAACGGCGAGGTGGCGGTCGAGCTGGCCCGAGCCGACATCTCGGCCCTGGAGGCGACCGGATGGACGCCGCCGCTTCCCTTCGCGGTCAAGGCCCGAGACGGCGAGACCGATCTCCGCGGACTGCTCTTCCGCCCGTCGAAATTCGACCCGCAGAATAGCTATCCGGTGGTCAACTACCTCTACCCGGGTCCTCAGAGCGGCAGCGTGGGCAGCCGCGCCTTCCGCACCGCTCACCGGGACCTGCAGGCGATCGCCGAGCTCGGCTTCGTGGTCATCGAGCTCGACGCCATGGGGACGCCCGGACGATCGAAGGCGTTCCACGAGTTCTACTACGGCGACATGGGTGACAACGGCATACCCGATCAGATCGCCGGAATCCGGCAGCTCGCAGAGCGCCACTCCTGGATCGACCTCGACCGGGTCGGCATCTACGGTCACTCGGGGGGCGGGTTCGCCGCAGCCGGTGCGATCCTGCGCCATCCGGACTTCTACCACGTCGCGGTTTCGCAGGCGGGCAACCACGACAACCGCAACTACGAGGACGATTGGGGCGAGAAGTGGCAGGGGCTGCTGGAAGAGTACGAGGACGGCACCACCAACTACGACAATCAGGCGAACCAGCTCCAGGCCGGCAATCTGCGCGGCAAGCTGCTGCTCGCGCACGGAACTCTCGACACCAACGTTCCGCACTCCAGCACCATGCTCGTGGTCGACGCGCTGATCGCCGCCAACAAGGACTTCGACCTGCTTCTGCTTCCCAACCGCGGTCACGGTTTCGGCAACGAACCCTACATGATGCGGAGGCGCTGGGACTACTTCGTGCGCCATCTCCTGAACGCCGAACCGCCTGCGGGCTACGAGATCGGCAGGTGGGAACGCCCTGTGGGGTAG
- the hisH gene encoding imidazole glycerol phosphate synthase subunit HisH translates to MSDSALKVGLVDYRAGNLHSLRKALEFAGAEVTIVFSWEDALGFEALVLPGVGAFGQASATLPDDRTALREAIGGGMPCLGICLGMQLYFEGSEEAPGEGIGVISGRIKRFQTRRVPQMGWNQVEVGTDSVFRGVDPLLVYYANSFVCNPVEEGVVIGFSEHEGQRFPAAVRKGNAWGFQFHPEKSSKAGLRLLVNWVREAKAVRGAAMAVGCEDETVRREAK, encoded by the coding sequence ATGAGCGATTCGGCGCTCAAGGTCGGGCTCGTCGACTATCGGGCGGGCAATCTCCACTCGCTCAGGAAGGCTCTCGAATTCGCGGGAGCCGAGGTCACGATCGTCTTTTCCTGGGAGGATGCGCTCGGATTCGAAGCCCTCGTGCTCCCCGGCGTGGGCGCGTTCGGACAGGCCAGCGCGACGCTTCCGGACGATCGGACCGCGCTTCGGGAAGCGATCGGAGGCGGAATGCCGTGTCTGGGCATCTGCCTGGGGATGCAGCTCTACTTCGAGGGCAGCGAGGAAGCGCCGGGCGAGGGCATCGGAGTCATTTCCGGCAGGATCAAACGCTTTCAGACCCGGAGGGTGCCCCAAATGGGATGGAACCAGGTCGAGGTCGGAACCGACTCGGTCTTCCGAGGCGTGGATCCGCTTCTCGTCTACTACGCTAACTCGTTCGTCTGCAATCCTGTCGAGGAAGGGGTGGTGATAGGCTTTTCGGAGCACGAAGGCCAGCGCTTTCCGGCGGCGGTGAGGAAAGGGAACGCCTGGGGTTTTCAGTTCCATCCCGAGAAGAGCTCGAAGGCGGGGCTGCGGCTCCTGGTCAACTGGGTGCGCGAGGCGAAAGCGGTGCGCGGTGCGGCGATGGCGGTCGGTTGCGAAGACGAGACGGTCCGCAGGGAGGCCAAATGA
- the uvrA gene encoding excinuclease ABC subunit UvrA, giving the protein MTARAAPSPRPPISVKGARQHNLKGFDLDIPRRSFTVVTGPSGSGKSSLVIDTLFAEGQRRYVESLSTYAKQFLERMERPDVEAVDNLPPAVAIERKNPTSSTRSTVGTASEVHDLLRLLWARAGRTHCPRCDRQVRRDTVSSVVDRVRDLPERERIRVAFPLEGRSGVAPDRVAARLLASGYLRAVVDGADVNLRNDGPDRGSTAALASAEELLVVVDRLSVSREMGDRLADSVTTCYAEGGGEVVVLRDGGSLRFSERFVCPEHPDLEFAEPAPNLFSFNSPVGSCPTCSGFGAVLTYSSDLIVPHPTRSLAEGAVDPWEKPRYVKRRAKLLAFAAGRGVSERAAWTELPEGFRKDVIEGAKGFVGVIPFLRTCERRRYKQHIRIFLRRYQRPVICEDCGGERLREEARRVRVGGMTIGALSERSVRELPAWTDSLELSPMEAEIAAPVLSELRSRLDVLNRVGLGYLSLSRQMRTLSGGEAQRVHLANTLGSALFDTLYVLDEPTIGLHPRDSAGLLDLLARLRDAGNTVVVVEHDEEAIRAADHVVELGPASGERGGEVVFEGRAQDLAGKETETGRYLAGRVPSRPRVGRVKTRKLTLRGARLRNLRGIDVSLPLGAFTAVSGVSGSGKSTLVRDVLHRALERELEGATTARRHLGDEIGAYDSLEGAAALDAAVVIDQSPIGRTPRSNPATYVKAWDHVRRSFASLPAAKERGFRVGDFSFNVPGGRCEECKGAGSVAVDMVFLTDVYVPCRECSGRRYRRELLDVRLDGRNVHQVLEMTADQALTFFAHNRRLGRILWQLQQVGLGYLRLGQPATTLSGGEAQRLKIAREFARAVGRAGRKLYILDEPTTGLSGTDVSRLLSVLDRLVEAGNTVVVVEHNLDVIRFADWVVDMGPGAGDRGGSVVYQGPSSGLSAAEGSATGRFLAEAG; this is encoded by the coding sequence ATGACCGCCCGTGCCGCTCCAAGCCCCCGACCACCCATCTCGGTCAAAGGGGCCCGTCAGCACAATCTCAAGGGTTTCGACCTCGACATCCCGCGGCGTTCCTTCACGGTGGTGACCGGTCCTTCCGGTTCCGGCAAGAGTTCGCTGGTGATCGACACCCTCTTCGCCGAAGGCCAGCGTCGCTACGTCGAATCGCTTTCCACCTACGCCAAGCAGTTCCTGGAGAGAATGGAGAGGCCGGACGTCGAGGCTGTCGACAACCTGCCTCCGGCGGTCGCCATCGAACGAAAGAATCCGACGAGCTCCACACGCTCGACCGTCGGCACCGCCAGCGAGGTTCACGATCTCCTGCGGCTGCTCTGGGCTCGAGCGGGACGCACGCACTGTCCGCGTTGCGACCGGCAGGTGCGCCGCGATACGGTGTCGTCGGTCGTCGACCGTGTCCGGGATCTACCTGAACGAGAGAGGATCCGGGTGGCTTTCCCGCTGGAGGGTCGGAGCGGGGTCGCGCCTGATCGGGTCGCGGCCCGTCTGCTCGCGAGCGGTTACCTGCGCGCCGTGGTCGACGGCGCCGATGTGAACCTGCGAAACGACGGTCCGGACCGAGGCTCCACCGCCGCGCTCGCGTCCGCCGAAGAGCTGCTCGTGGTGGTCGACAGGCTGAGCGTCAGTCGCGAGATGGGGGATCGTCTCGCGGACTCGGTGACGACCTGCTACGCCGAAGGCGGAGGCGAGGTCGTGGTTCTCAGGGACGGCGGTTCTCTCCGCTTCTCCGAACGTTTCGTCTGCCCCGAACATCCGGATCTGGAGTTCGCCGAGCCTGCGCCCAACCTTTTCTCCTTCAACAGTCCGGTCGGCTCCTGCCCCACCTGTTCGGGATTCGGAGCCGTGCTCACCTACTCCTCCGACCTGATCGTGCCGCATCCGACCCGTTCCCTGGCCGAGGGTGCCGTCGATCCCTGGGAGAAGCCGAGATACGTGAAGAGGCGCGCGAAGCTGCTTGCCTTCGCCGCAGGGAGAGGGGTGTCAGAACGGGCTGCCTGGACGGAGCTCCCGGAGGGGTTCAGGAAGGACGTCATCGAAGGCGCGAAAGGCTTCGTGGGAGTGATTCCCTTTCTCAGAACATGCGAGCGAAGACGGTACAAGCAGCACATCCGCATCTTCCTGCGCCGCTATCAGAGGCCCGTGATCTGCGAGGACTGCGGAGGCGAGCGGCTGCGGGAGGAGGCGCGACGCGTGCGAGTGGGCGGGATGACCATCGGGGCTCTCTCGGAGAGGTCCGTGCGCGAGCTGCCCGCGTGGACGGACTCCCTCGAACTCTCTCCGATGGAAGCCGAGATCGCCGCCCCGGTCCTCTCCGAGCTCCGCTCCAGGCTCGATGTGCTGAACCGGGTCGGCCTGGGCTATCTCTCGCTCAGCAGGCAGATGAGGACGCTTTCGGGCGGCGAAGCGCAACGGGTTCACCTCGCAAACACGCTCGGCAGCGCGCTCTTCGACACCCTCTACGTTCTGGACGAACCCACGATCGGCCTCCACCCCCGCGATTCGGCCGGTCTGCTCGACTTGCTCGCGCGTCTGCGGGACGCGGGCAACACCGTGGTGGTCGTCGAGCACGACGAGGAGGCCATACGCGCGGCGGATCACGTGGTCGAGCTCGGTCCGGCTTCGGGCGAACGGGGCGGGGAGGTCGTCTTCGAGGGTCGCGCTCAGGATCTGGCCGGGAAGGAGACCGAGACGGGGCGTTACCTCGCGGGGCGGGTTCCGAGCCGGCCCCGGGTCGGGCGCGTGAAGACGCGGAAGCTTACGCTCAGGGGGGCGCGTCTCCGCAACCTGAGAGGGATCGACGTCTCCCTGCCGCTCGGGGCGTTCACCGCCGTCTCCGGGGTCTCGGGTTCCGGGAAATCCACGCTGGTGCGAGACGTGCTCCACCGGGCCTTGGAGCGGGAGCTCGAGGGCGCGACGACGGCCCGCCGTCACCTGGGAGACGAGATCGGGGCGTACGACTCTCTCGAAGGGGCGGCCGCGCTCGATGCCGCGGTCGTCATCGACCAGTCGCCGATCGGACGAACGCCGCGTTCCAACCCGGCCACCTACGTCAAGGCGTGGGATCACGTGCGCCGGAGCTTCGCATCTCTCCCTGCCGCGAAGGAGCGAGGCTTCCGCGTGGGCGACTTCTCGTTCAACGTGCCCGGCGGGCGCTGCGAGGAGTGCAAGGGGGCCGGAAGCGTGGCGGTGGACATGGTCTTCCTGACCGACGTGTACGTTCCCTGCCGGGAGTGCTCCGGAAGACGCTATCGCAGAGAGCTGCTCGATGTGCGTCTCGACGGACGAAACGTGCACCAGGTGCTGGAGATGACCGCCGACCAGGCCCTGACCTTCTTCGCACACAACCGGCGGCTCGGTCGCATACTCTGGCAGCTCCAGCAGGTGGGACTCGGATACCTGCGGCTGGGGCAGCCCGCCACCACCCTCTCGGGCGGCGAGGCGCAGCGGCTGAAGATCGCCCGCGAGTTCGCCCGGGCCGTGGGGCGAGCCGGACGCAAGCTCTACATCCTGGACGAGCCGACCACCGGCCTCTCGGGAACGGACGTCTCCAGGCTTCTCTCGGTCCTCGACCGGCTGGTCGAGGCGGGCAACACGGTGGTGGTGGTCGAACACAACCTGGATGTTATCCGTTTCGCCGACTGGGTCGTCGACATGGGGCCCGGTGCGGGTGATCGTGGCGGGTCCGTGGTCTATCAGGGGCCGTCGTCGGGTCTTTCGGCCGCCGAAGGGAGCGCGACGGGCCGGTTCCTGGCGGAAGCCGGGTAG
- the hisD gene encoding histidinol dehydrogenase, producing MSSAATGANATTPMVELAVRADAGSIVSEFGSADEALSGRGWAALTRDEAGAGAYGPGSPVEESVSETITDVLTSGDAALRRLARRYDGVELGDIEVPPDQCARALEELDPPVRAALERARRNIDAFHEATRPRPVTVETEPGVVLSQEWDPLAKVGVYAPGGRAAYPSSVLMGVVPARVAGVEEVAVCSPPGPNGHPSGEVMAACALAGADRLFALGGAGAIAAMAYGTETVAAVDAIVGPGNAWVTEAKRQVQGRVRIDSLAGPSEALVIADEGADPFLAALELVAQAEHDPEAACVLVTTSRDLAGAVERELASIVERASRRDIVTAALAARGGLVLAESTDEALAFADWYAPEHMVVMAERADELIAAARPAAGTVFLGPHASVAFGDYLTGANHVLPTGRRAEVESGLGTRDFMRSWTVQRVSRAAAARLASDTAALAEAEGLPGHAEAARARLYDRGPTDHGEPA from the coding sequence GTGAGCTCGGCGGCAACCGGCGCAAACGCGACGACGCCGATGGTCGAGCTGGCCGTTCGGGCCGATGCGGGTTCGATCGTCTCGGAGTTCGGGTCCGCCGACGAGGCGCTGAGCGGCAGGGGCTGGGCCGCTTTGACGCGCGACGAGGCGGGAGCGGGTGCGTACGGGCCGGGTTCACCCGTCGAAGAATCCGTCAGCGAGACGATCACGGATGTGCTGACATCGGGAGACGCGGCTCTCCGCAGGCTCGCCCGCAGATACGACGGGGTGGAGCTCGGCGACATCGAGGTGCCGCCGGACCAGTGTGCGAGGGCGCTTGAAGAGCTCGATCCCCCGGTGCGCGCCGCGCTCGAGCGTGCAAGACGCAACATCGACGCCTTCCACGAGGCCACCAGGCCGCGGCCGGTCACCGTTGAGACCGAGCCCGGCGTGGTGCTCTCGCAGGAATGGGATCCGCTGGCGAAGGTGGGAGTCTACGCTCCCGGCGGACGGGCCGCGTATCCCAGCTCGGTCCTGATGGGCGTGGTGCCGGCGCGGGTGGCCGGGGTGGAGGAGGTCGCGGTCTGCTCGCCTCCAGGTCCGAACGGGCATCCGTCCGGAGAGGTCATGGCCGCGTGCGCCCTGGCCGGGGCGGACAGGCTCTTCGCCCTCGGCGGGGCGGGCGCCATAGCCGCCATGGCCTACGGCACCGAGACGGTGGCCGCGGTGGACGCCATAGTCGGTCCCGGCAACGCCTGGGTCACCGAGGCCAAGCGCCAGGTCCAGGGGCGGGTGCGCATCGACTCTCTCGCCGGCCCGTCCGAGGCGCTGGTCATCGCGGACGAGGGCGCCGATCCGTTTCTCGCGGCGCTCGAGCTCGTCGCACAAGCCGAGCATGATCCCGAGGCGGCCTGCGTGCTGGTGACCACGAGCCGGGATCTGGCGGGCGCGGTCGAGCGCGAGCTCGCGTCGATCGTCGAGAGGGCGTCGCGCCGCGACATCGTTACGGCCGCGCTCGCGGCGAGGGGAGGGCTGGTCCTGGCGGAGAGCACGGACGAAGCTCTGGCCTTCGCCGACTGGTACGCCCCGGAGCACATGGTCGTCATGGCGGAGCGGGCGGACGAACTGATCGCCGCGGCGAGACCGGCTGCCGGTACGGTGTTTCTGGGGCCGCACGCGTCGGTTGCTTTCGGCGACTACCTTACGGGGGCCAACCACGTGCTTCCCACCGGAAGACGGGCCGAGGTGGAATCCGGCCTCGGCACACGGGATTTCATGCGGTCGTGGACGGTCCAGCGCGTGAGCCGGGCGGCCGCGGCCCGGCTCGCGTCCGACACCGCCGCGCTCGCGGAGGCCGAGGGGCTGCCGGGCCATGCCGAAGCAGCCCGTGCCCGACTCTACGACCGTGGCCCAACCGACCATGGAGAACCGGCGTGA